The DNA window CTGAGGAATATGGGAGATCACTGTTGGAAGCTAAGCAGGGTTTAGAAGATACCAGTGAATGTATGAGAGAACAGAAAGCATGttctttaaaggtgacctgcaattttttaaaaaaattaccttaAGCCCCCTTTTGTTTCTTTATAAAGTAGCAAGAAGGTCTGAAAGGACTCTTCTTGCTTACaaagtttttaattgttttttttttcaccttagAAATACCAGGCATATGGACTTCCCTGGTTTTACTGGAGGACCACTGCGAGGTCTCAGAGCATGTTTATTGTACACTCTAACATACTTAATTGTAGGGGCATGAGATCTTGGTAACTGAAATTAAAcagttaacaaaaacaaaacacaaagaattACAGTCTGACTAAAAATCACATTCTGTTTTATTTGCTTAATTTTCACGCTTGGTTCTTGTGATGTCACAATTACGCTTATTCTCCAATCATCTTAGTCTTCCATTCTAAACTAGGTCTCAATTTCTAGTGCAATATCcaaggaagggggggaaaaatccaGTTTTTAGACTGCCATTAGCCACCATAAAGAAGCAAGAAAGAGCACAAACGccaattttattttctttgcagtTCATTTTAAAGGGCCTCTGGAATTTATATTCTTTTGTTTGATCTATTTGAGGATTGCTTATGTCTGCCACCATCTTGGCTGTGATTATTTCCGGAGGCATTACTCCTAAAAAGCGGCACACCCAAAAGTATCAGTATAGCATTAATTAACATGAATTAGTTGTTGCTTATATCATTTCTGGAGTGACTGCTATCTGGTGGTAGTTCTTGTTTGATTGATAAAACCCTGGGGATCCATTTCAGAGGGACCACTGATAAGCGTAGTAATAAAGGGTACTTGCCATTCACATGTGATGAAGTCTCCTACATTCACCCATCTCTAAGTGCATTGGGGATAACGTATTTGGCCCGCATTACACTGCACTCTATAATTATTTGAAGAGTTTGGAAAGAAACTGGATCTACACTTAAACTCTACAAAATCTCCATGTGACACATAGCGTTTTTGAGCTGACTCCCCCTTTAGATCTATGTTGTGTGATCTCATATCTTCTTGCGTGATAACACATGGCtctgtaacaacaacaaaaatattattAGAATGTTATAGAAATCCAAATGGAAAAATCCTGCAGTGAAACTGAAGGCGATCCCATGATAAAATAATTAAGGGCCATTGTGCCCTCTGTGACTCTCGTTGAAGCTTGTTggcttctgtcataaacagatagttaagggttaaagtctcttttacctgtaaagggttaacaagctcagtaacctgatgaacacctgaccagaggaccaatcaagggacaagataatttcaaatctctgtggagggaaggctttgtctgtgtcctttgtttggattgccgttctctctttggatttaagagaggccagacatattcttcaagttctccaaggtttcctgaagtattttcttctattcagtatagtgagtattagaaggtggtttagtcttataattgatttctacatttgcaattgtgtgtttgctgaagaaatatctttatttctgtttgctgttactttgattattctgaggaggagggaggggcagtctctccagtttttataagttagaccctgtaaatttttccatcctggtgttacagagatagtgtactttctttctttcttttaataaaatcttttctttttagaacttgcttgatttcttcccttgtttggattttcaggggaaggggagggggggaaaagtgaatccctctttgtttgattcaatgagtttgaatcaaggtatctctcctaaggactaggagaggggatgggggaaggaggtgaggggaataaattatttccctttgtattgagattcaaggagtttggatctgtgttccccagggaaagtttgggggaacagggagtgtgccagacactaaaaacttggctggtggcagcgtttaccagatctaaactaggatttagtttagaggagtccatgcaggtcctcaTCTTGTgtacgctaaagttcaaagtggggaataaacctatgacagcttCAATACATGATGTAAATGTGATTTCAAGTAGGGAACTTTAGTCCTAGGAGAAACCAAACAGTTTTTCCCACCTTCTGAAAGCCACCTACTACAGATGATTAGTGTTACCTGAATCTGAATGTAATGGGTAATGTCACTGTTTTTAGACTATTTGCAGGAAAAGTGTAGCATTCCTTTTAGTGATGAAACAGTAAGACAATAAAAGCATGAAACTAATGGAATGTTTTCTATCTACAATTAATTTAGTGCCTTCACCTAGCATAAAATAGAAATTAGGAACAATTCCAgataaaatgtatttgaaaaaaatgttaactAAACCAAGCTCTGAGATAGGTAGAGTTTGTTCAGGAGCTATTCAGTGTCCTATGAGATGTCAAGCCCATTCAACTGGGTTGTGGGCAGGCAGCTGCAAGTGTTCTTCCCAGGTAGTGGGTGATGCTGCAATGCCTAATTTTGAGGTAATTCAAGTGGCCTCTCTGTTGGGCAAAGTCATGTGGAATCCCCAGGGAGGCAGAGGTAGTGATGACAGCAGttagggaggggcagaggagggacgGTTTTGAGAAAGGGGCAAAATGAAGGAAGCTGCCAGTTTTACAAAAATGCAGGTAaccacaaaaaatgttttttgttttttttctttcctcctgtACATAGCAGTCTTGAGAAGGCAAGAGAAGTGATTAAGGAATTACACTCTCCAAGGTGACGGGTTTCCTATATTCTAGAGGTTACTCTATATCCTCAACCACACCCTTTTTCCTGGCCCTCCCTCCACCTTCCACTGAtccccttttgcctccccacccccgctgggcTAGACTTCCGCACCCCAACTTCCATCACTAATCCCTCTTTCAGTCTCCATTCCATAGCACCTCTCACCCCCTACTGGCTCCAGTAGCATGCCAGCTGCCTCAGGTATCCCCAGGTCCTCTTACTTCTTAGATTTGTGGCAAGTAAGTTCTTATTTCCTCATTCCTACTGccactatggggggggggggaaatcaacaaTTTTTTCTTGCTGGTGAGAAGTATCACACATGGAGCCACTGAAAACTTTGTAGCTACACTTTATTCCATCTGCAGCACTATGAACGTAATACACCATTGGATATAGAGGCAGCATGCAAACAGAGCAATAACCCATTCCTTCGTGATATCCTGACCCTTATTAACTCTGCTGGTATGAATTTGGCCTCTTATAGGAACCTTTTCCCCCAACATACTGTTTCGAGGACTAGTCCTTTTCATTTGGCATAACCTAAAGTGTCCATTTTGTAACTGGCTGCACCTTGCTATTTCTTTATTCCTTCCAGTTTGTCAATGATCTTAACTCCTTTTACTTTTTCCCACCCTTATTCATGAGGGGTGGCACATTTCTCACAagtgtatttaaaaagaaatttttaCTCTCTCAAGCTTGGTTCATCATGTTGCTAGAACCATCTCATCAACTACCAGAATCAAATTGATAGTCAGATGTGAATGTTAGTCTGGTTAGAATGGCAGCTGGACTCCTTGATGCTGGATATTTGGCTATATAATGTTCTGGCTCTTTGCCTTAGGTAGGAGCAAATATTTTTTAATCCAATTAACTTCACTCTGTCCTTTCCTTTTTAGCTGGTTTGTTAATCATAAAGCTGGTTTGAAAATTACCATTGAatcatttttaaatagaaaaataggGAGATATGTTTGTAAACATTTTTATAGACATATTTCCCCAGACTTTGATCAACTCTAGTTAATTATGCTGTTAAATCTACATGTCACttgtagtaaaaaaaaataataatgcagtGACAGCTTTGAAAATAAATTTCAGCTTCATGAAAAAGAAATGACAAAATAGTAGCCAGGAGATCATGGTTTATAAAATTAATTTAGTTATAAATTGAAAACTTTTTACTACTGAATATTTTTCTTACCTAAACAAACTGGTACTTTTGTCCAGATTCCATTGTAACAGTATGATTTCTGGTCTCCTTCTATTATGTAATAATGCTGGCATCTGTATTCTACCGAAGAGCCAAATGCATACTCTTTTAGGGATAAAGTAGTTATGTCTCCGTTCTCAATAGTAGGTGGACGGCCACActtttccccagttcctaaaTGAAAATATCTGTGGTTACGATTTTGTACAGATACAAATGTTTTTGGCTTTGCTATTCTATATGTATTATGCTGATGGCACAAGTATTCATTGGTCACAATGCTCTGAATGTTTTGTCTTTTCAGGCCTAAAccagctctcactgaaatcaatagttaAGCCATGGGGCAAGATTATACTGGTATACATTTAAGCAAGATCCTAAATGTTACTCTAACACAAATTTATATAACATCTATGGTAATAAATTCCTTTATTTTGGAAATTATGGAATAAGCTGCATTGAATTTGTCATTAGTAAACATAATCTGCACTCTTGATCCTTTCATCTTTGTGCACATAATCTACATGACGGGTCTAGTTTGCTGATCTAATTGATCCAGGATGATACCAGACAATTCCTTCCTGCCTTGCAGTTACCTCAGCTGCCAGCTTTACAAAAATGCATGTAaccacaaaaaatgttttttttctcctgtattGGGTGGCCTTGAGCAGGCATGAGCAGTGATTAAGGAATTACACTGTTCCAAGGTGCAAGGCTTGCTATATTCAGTCCTAGACAAGTAGTTCCCAGATCACTTAGGATGAGCTTGCGCTATAATCCCATCTGAGCGTCTATGGGGCCTTGGGTGCATCACATCTTTACACATGGAAACTTTGGGTGAAACATCAGGATCTCACAGAAGGTAAAACATTGCATCTGAGCTAAATTTTTCATAGTAAACAATGTATGTTGTTATGAGTCTGAACCCTGCTTGCCTGACACCGAACCAGTGTGAGGAATTGGATACCATGCCTGGCCTCTGGCAGGTAGCCTAAGATCTTCAGGCTCTGGGATACTAAATCCCTGGCTACTTCCAAGTATGGCAAAACCCTACCACCCTTCAAATGAAAGGATTGCCAGGAAAGTCCAGGTTGAAACTCTCCTTTAAGCAGGTTACTCCCTGGCAGAGAACACCAAGGCATTTTCTATGGGTTTCAGACCTGGACTGTTGAATTACTGTTGAAACCCTCCCCCCATTTCTGTCTATTAGATAAAGCTTTTTGTCTCTGTAAAAGGAAACATGAATGCTTTTGAAAGAAGTGGTCTCGCTGACCATGTTTACCTTTGTCAGTGTTTCACTGGACCAGCTTGGCTGGTGCCAGAGTTTTTAAAGCTATCTGCTTAATTAAATAGAAACATGAATAAGGTGATTTTCTCAGGAAGTCCTGAATTACCAAGTCCCAAATAAATCTGAAAGGAAGACTGATTTGCCTAACTCTGCCTGGAACCAACATTAACCCATTACACGTACACTCCCCTCCTTATTGCTCAAACATAATTAAGGAAAAGAACGGATATAGAACTAAGTACATTTACCAGATATACAAGTTGGTAAATCCATACGCCCATCTACACACTTGATGAAGTAggggattttaaggtcagaatgtTCACCACATAGAAATTCCATTGTTTGGTCACTTTGAATCAATACTGTACGTCTTCGGCCATTAGACAGAAGCAATTTTTTTGTTTCCAATTGTTGCCTTGCGATAATACATGGAGCTTTAAATAAAAAAGAGCAACACACAAAAAGATTACAAGTTTAAATATCTCCTCCCACATTAACAGTGCTGCAGATTCCATACTTCTAGAGTCATCTTCCCTTTTTGTTTACCACATAGAGAATGAATGACACTTAAAGAAAAAATGAACTATAGtactttcaaaagtgatttgtATTAGTTGTTAGATCATGGAACTCTAAATCAGAACTCCTGTGTTCAAGTCTCACCTCTACCATTAACTTGCTGTGTGGTTTGGCAATTTCCTTAATTTCATTGCTCCAGTTTCTCCATTCTTGTAATGGGGACAGTAACTGCCTGTTATTAAGGAATGTGTGAAAGGTATTCTAATATAATTATTGTTAAGCAAAGCCAACAGGATATTGTTATCTACACTGTCCCTACCAGATAATCTGCCATTTGCTATCTATCAACTAGATAGTCCTGTTCACTGATCAGTATTCAGCTCTACTTAAAATTAGATAGTGTATGATGCTCCAGTAAGTCTCATTTTGGACTTGATCCTCTGataccagtgaagtcaatgggaattttgccattgcatTGTATGGGTGCAGGATCAGAAATTATGAGAGTTCTGGAAACATTAAGTAGCCACCCATAGAAAAGTATCCATCATTAAATAATACTCTGAGACAAGAGAGGGATGTTatgtgttaggatatagatattcaagcctgtctgaaaaggcctatactttaagaatttaggtatattcttatcacttagctagttatagaggtataaaagaaagcaTCAAAAATCATTGTCTATGGGtaggtccacactaagaaggggggtcgaactagggtacgcaaattcagctatgtgaataacgtagctgaattcgaagtaccctagttcgaactactcacccatccagacgccgcggaatcgaagtccgcggctccaaggtcgactctgccaccgccgtttgcagtggtggagtaccggagtcgaccggagcacgtggggagttcgaactatcgcatctagattagacgcgatagttcgaactccgagaagtcgaactcaccgcgtcgaccctgcaggtaagtgtagactagccctatctGTGTAAGGgtcttctctcactgtgacagtctaaggccttgtttagtcatattgaaataaggcaatctggggctgttaggaaggtgatctgatctatcacctccagagaaaggaaagagcctaaaacatgtaaaaggaaatttagtttgatagttttctgcctggtaagaactcacttatcaatagacacagctggagaacacttatgtctgtatagatgtagttgtgaaatcctcacttctgt is part of the Mauremys mutica isolate MM-2020 ecotype Southern chromosome 8, ASM2049712v1, whole genome shotgun sequence genome and encodes:
- the LOC123376729 gene encoding complement factor H-related protein 2-like produces the protein MTQLGYTAILVLWACSTALAISCGNIENGRVKPSFFFQRRKRTFECNAGYIAENDNNRIECTSSGWSPVPRCIPIQCGRIENGKIVDKVEEKTTFRCNHGYKSANGINETTCTSEGWSPVPICTVQECPHPPDIDLAEIVSGEKAEYREGDVVQYRCYPGCTLAGSERITCNGEKWTPPPKCLAPCIIARQQLETKKLLLSNGRRRTVLIQSDQTMEFLCGEHSDLKIPYFIKCVDGRMDLPTCISGTGEKCGRPPTIENGDITTLSLKEYAFGSSVEYRCQHYYIIEGDQKSYCYNGIWTKVPVCLEPCVITQEDMRSHNIDLKGESAQKRYVSHGDFVEFKCRSSFFPNSSNNYRVQCNAGQIRYPQCT